The Fragaria vesca subsp. vesca linkage group LG2, FraVesHawaii_1.0, whole genome shotgun sequence genome includes a window with the following:
- the LOC101307176 gene encoding TMV resistance protein N-like — protein sequence MASSASAAEIYLPRDKYDVFLSFRGLDTRQKFTSHLYEALKRKKIDTYMDNRLERGDEIEHALVEAIEQSKISIIVFSENYASSSWCLDELVHILKCRQRYGQIVIPVFYEIDPSHVRKQQGSYASALVAHEERFVNNKEKVLSWRKVLSSVANLSGFDSKNTRPESALVETIVKEVLKRLNCNSSTNSRGLFGIESQIQQIKLLLSIHAQDVPIRNIGIWGMGGIGKTTLANEVFLRLSSEFDSCSFLANVREESEKYGIHHVRNKLLGELLEEESQNIGSLSIGSHLLRRLSRTKVLVVLDDVNDSSQIEALLGDQVVFAWGSRIIITSRDKRPLIDRVDDEHIYPMKGLEIDDALQLFHLKASKDDLSKTDCLDLSVRAVEIAKGIPLFLTVLSSSFGDCKTREDWEDELNRWQNFPNKKIEDRLRPSYNGLQEDEKGIFLDIACFFKGEKRGKSERILQMHGFSARRGIQILINKSLISISMDNHLEMHDLLQEMGRSIVREQCTHNCGKRSRLWNAKDVYQVLKNKMGTTKLEAICSDISTIDQELQLSPKSFKNMHNLRLLRFYAQPNVDTKMHLPEGLDFLPDYLRYLYWESYPAKSLPSEFSPHNLVELHLPNGKVKKLWNNNGQSLGNLKRLNLKGCKHLIEVPDFSQCPNIETLILSGCTGLVQLYVKKFDKVTTLKLSGCSSLKFYPEMPCNVQNLDLSWSKLTEVPDLSRCPNIKKLYLNHCAELVRLPDGYLKHLAKLTTLNMADCLSLKASPEVPSSLQTLDLSRCFQLSEVPDLSQCPNIKKIDLCWCTNLVELPILKDFEKLICLELAGCSGLKAAPELPRNLRQLDLSSCSQMIEVPDLSECANIDEIDFSRCSSLAQLPKSTFKYLDKVSRLQLARCLSLKVCPELPPNIRDLNLSNCCQLTELPDLSGCPNIETLDLCHCTRLVHIPDSYVGNLNKLTTMYLEDCSSLKVFPKIPQNVKNLHAPSCSQLTEFPDISGCPNIERIDLSDCTSLVHVPPFVRNLDFFRSCPLHWEVLSDANRGGSSSGLEKATNGFAQKNMIGQGGYGVVYKGTLADGTLVAVKQILDMEALDSKGDEKFSNEVEIIGKIRHRNLLSLRGCCVTSDDFEGKRRFLVYDLMTNGNLSDHLSSSKRRLSWPQRKSIILDVAKGLAYLHNWIKPAIYHRDINGTNILLDSEMKAKVADFGLAKQSLVGQTHLTTRVAGTYGYLAPEYALYGQLPEERCLQLRHCDS from the exons ATGGCTTCTTCTGCTTCTGCTGCTGAAATTTACCTCCCTCGAGACAAGTATGATGTCTTTCTTAGTTTTAGAGGTCTAGACACGCGCCAGAAATTTACCAGCCATCTTTATGAGGCTTTAAAGCGGAAGAAAATTGATACCTACATGGATAATAGACTTGAAAGAGGAGATGAAATTGAGCATGCCCTGGTGGAAGCAATCGAGCAATCAAAGATTTCAATAATTGTTTTTTCAGAAAACTATGCCTCTTCTAGCTGGTGCTTGGATGAGCTTGTGCATATACTGAAATGCAGGCAAAGATATGGACAGATTGTTATACCTGTATTTTATGAAATAGATCCATCACATGTACGGAAACAGCAGGGAAGTTATGCAAGTGCATTAGTAGCTCATGAAGAACGTTTCGTGAACAACAAGGAGAAAGTGCTCAGTTGGAGGAAAGTTTTGTCATCTGTAGCTAATCTATCTGGGTTTGATTCAAAAAATACCAG GCCCGAGTCTGCATTAGTTGAGACAATTGTCAAAGAGGTTTTGAAGAGATTGAATTGTAACTCGTCAACTAATTCGAGAGGTCTCTTTGGGATTGAAAGTCAGATTCAACAAATTAAATTGTTATTATCCATTCATGCACAAGATGTTCCGATACGCAATATAGGCATTTGGGGAATGGGTGGTATAGGAAAGACCACCCTTGCTAATGAGGTATTTCTCCGACTCTCTTCTGAATTCGATTCTTGTTCATTTCTTGCAAATGTTAGAGAAGAGTCAGAGAAATATGGCATACATCATGTGCGAAATAAACTTCTCGGTGAGTTATTAGAGGAGGAAAGCCAAAATATTGGCTCTCTATCTATAGGGTCACATCTTTTACGCAGGTTGTCCCGTACGAAGGTCCTTGTTGTTCTAGATGATGTGAACGATTCAAGCCAAATAGAAGCTTTACTTGGAGATCAAGTTGTGTTTGCATGGGGAAGTAGAATCATTATAACCTCTAGAGATAAGCGACCACTGATAGATAGAGTGGATGATGAACATATATACCCGATGAAGGGGTTGGAGATTGATGACGCTCTTCAGCTTTTTCATTTGAAAGCTTCCAAAGATGACCTTTCCAAAACAGATTGTTTGGACTTGTCAGTAAGAGCTGTAGAGATTGCTAAAGGTATACCATTATTTCTTACAGTTTTGAGCTCCTCATTTGGTGATTGCAAAACTAGAGAAGATTGGGAAGATGAATTGAACAGGTGGCAAAACTTTCCGAACAAAAAAATTGAGGATAGGTTGAGACCAAGCTATAATGGATTACAAGAGGATGAGAAGGGAATATTTCTTGATATTGCATGTTTCTTTAAAGGAGAAAAGAGAGGGAAGTCAGAAAGAATATTACAAATGCACGGGTTCTCTGCACGGAGGGGAATTCAAATTCTCATCAATAAGTCTCTTATATCAATTTCCATGGATAATCACCTAGAGATGCATGATTTGCTGCAAGAAATGGGTCGGTCCATTGTTCGTGAACAATGCACTCATAACTGTGGGAAGCGCAGTAGGTTATGGAATGCCAAGGATGTCTATCAAGTATTGAAAAATAAGATG GGAACTACAAAACTTGAAGCCATATGTTCAGACATATCTACCATTGATCAGGAGTTGCAACTGAGTCCTAAGTCCTTCAAAAATATGCACAATCTAAGGTTGCTACGATTTTATGCACAGCCAAATGTGGACACCAAAATGCACCTTCCTGAAGGTCTCGACTTTTTACCTGACTACCTTAGATATCTATACTGGGAGAGCTACCCTGCTAAATCTTTGCCATCAGAATTTTCTCCACACAATCTAGTTGAGCTTCATCTGCCCAATGGCAAAGTTAAGAAGCTTTGGAATAATAATGGCCAG AGTTTGGGGAATTTAAAGAGGTTGAATCTTAAAGGGTGCAAACACCTGATTGAAGTTCCGGATTTCTCTCAGTGTCCAAATATTGAAACATTAATTCTCAGCGGTTGTACAGGTTTGGTTCAACTGTATGTTAAAAAGTTTGATAAGGTTACTACTCTAAAACTTTCAGGCTGCTCGAGTCTTAAATTTTATCCGGAGATGCCATGCAATGTGCAAAACTTAGATTTGTCTTGGTCTAAGCTGACTGAAGTTCCCGATCTCTCTCGGTGTCCAAATATTAAGAAGTTATATCTGAATCATTGTGCGGAGTTGGTTCGACTTCCTGATGGATATCTTAAACATCTTGCCAAGCTTACTACTCTTAATATGGCAGACTGTTTAAGTCTTAAAGCTTCTCCTGAGGTACCAAGCAGTTTACAAACCCTAGATTTGTCTAGGTGCTTTCAACTGAGTGAAGTTCCTGATCTCTCTCAGTGTCCAAATATTAAGAAAATAGATCTCTGTTGGTGCACAAATTTGGTTGAACTCCCAATATTAAAAGATTTTGAAAAGCTTATTTGTTTGGAACTAGCAGGGTGCTCTGGTCTTAAAGCTGCTCCTGAGTTACCCCGCAATTTACGACAATTGGATTTGTCTTCTTGCTCTCAAATGATTGAAGTTCCTGATCTCTCCGAGTGTGCAAATATTGATGAAATAGATTTCAGTCGGTGTTCAAGTTTGGCTCAACTCCCTAAGTCAACATTTAAATATCTTGATAAGGTTTCTCGTCTGCAGCTGGCAAGGTGCTTGAGTCTTAAAGTTTGTCCCGAGTTACCGCCCAATATACGAGATTTGAATTTGTCTAATTGCTGTCAACTGACTGAACTTCCCGATCTCTCTGGCTGTCCAAATATTGAGACTCTAGATCTCTGTCATTGTACAAGATTGGTGCACATCCCTGATTCATATGTTGGAAATCTTAATAAGCTTACTACTATGTATCTGGAAGATTGCTCGAGTCTTAAAGTCTTCCCGAAAATACCACAAAATGTAAAGAATTTGCATGCGCCTTCTTGCTCTCAGCTGACTGAATTTCCTGATATCAGTGGGTGTCCTAACATTGAGAGGATAGATCTCAGTGACTGTACAAGTTTGGTTCATGTCCCTCCTTTTGTCAGAAATCTTGATTTCTTTCG TTCCTGCCCCCTGCACTGGGAGGTCTTAAGCGATGCAAACAGAGGTGGCTCGTCAAGTGGTCTTGAGAAGGCCACTAATGGGTTTGCTCAGAAGAACATGATAGGCCAAGGTGGGTATGGGGTTGTGTACAAGGGCACACTTGCTGATGGGACCCTTGTTGCTGTGAAGCAGATTCTTGATATGGAGGCATTGGATTCGAAAGGGGACGAGAAGTTTTCGAATGAGGTGGAGATCATAGGGAAGATTCGGCATAGGAATTTGCTGTCGCTTAGAGGGTGTTGTGTTACTAGTGATGATTTTGAAGGGAAAAGGAGGTTCTTGGTTTATGATCTTATGACAAATGGGAATTTGAGTGACCATTTGAGTAGCAGTAAGAGGAGATTGAGTTGGCCTCAGAGAAAGAGTATCATACTTGATGTTGCAAAAGGGCTTGCTTACTTGCACAATTGGATCAAGCCTGCTATTTATCACAGGGACATAAACGGGACTAACATACTATTGGATTCAGAAATGAAGGCCAAAGTTGCAGACTTTGGTTTAGCCAAGCAAAGTTTAGTGGGGCAGACTCACTTGACAACAAGAGTTGCTGGCACTTATGGTTATTTGGCGCCAGAGTATGCTCTCTATGGACAGCTTCCGGAGGAGCGATGTTTACAGCTTCGGCATTGTGATTCTTGA